A genomic window from Mesorhizobium sp. 131-2-1 includes:
- a CDS encoding GFA family protein yields the protein MTKFQGGCLCGAVRYHAEVAPINERVCHCRRCQKAIGAAFNARLLFRIDDVTVEGEVATVNSSPDLKRGFCAACGTTMFSRRDSRGIIGVTSGSLDDPSQFNPDMHFWTASKQPWVRLDDGLPQYEGAPPA from the coding sequence ATGACAAAATTTCAGGGCGGCTGCCTGTGCGGCGCAGTGCGCTACCATGCCGAAGTCGCGCCGATCAACGAACGTGTCTGCCACTGCCGGCGCTGCCAGAAGGCGATCGGTGCGGCGTTCAACGCGCGCTTGCTGTTCCGCATCGATGACGTGACCGTCGAAGGCGAGGTGGCGACGGTCAACTCGTCGCCGGACCTCAAGCGCGGCTTTTGCGCGGCCTGCGGCACGACGATGTTTTCCAGGCGCGACTCCCGCGGCATCATCGGCGTCACCTCGGGTTCGCTCGACGATCCGTCGCAGTTCAACCCCGACATGCATTTCTGGACGGCCTCGAAGCAGCCCTGGGTTCGGCTGGACGATGGCCTGCCGCAATATGAGGGCGCGCCGCCAGCCTGA
- a CDS encoding N,N-dimethylformamidase beta subunit family domain-containing protein, with translation MTRLPTEFPDFGLTPEQRCEAVRGHYYEWPGMDGERGEIWCYSDRFSYRPGETVALHVSATVRQFGITIVRDGATETKVFEKAGLAARWQETPDQCSVEGCGWEVSFEFRIGDDWPSGAYRVTLTAEGRDSKPIQSRHLFIVAPLPDRKPGRLLQVAATGTWLAYNTWGGSNHYQGITGPNRDQYATMVSTQRPWCRGFVVLPKEAPRVPLEVAVPPKTVPRYPHMEWAFATGHSKKYASSGWASYDSHFFRFAERAGYAVDLASQHELHFSPEILDGYDCVVFVGHDEYWTWEMRDAVDDYVERGGHAARFAGNFMWQTRLEDEGRLQVCYKYRARAEDPAYRGGDVRRATNSWEAPEIGRPGSATFGLNATRGVYAGWGGCAPRGVRGFPVYRPEHWAFAGTGIYYGDLLGADSHVYGYEVDGLDFEIRGGLPYPTAESGAPDGLQVLAVGMASQVEESADIPIEDQFLTDEDGRFTAETLFGDASDANLDKVKRGNGMIVNFPRGKGEVFHAGSCEWVAGLLRQDAMVERVTKNVLDRYLGKS, from the coding sequence TTGACGCGACTGCCGACCGAGTTCCCCGACTTCGGGCTGACGCCCGAGCAGCGCTGCGAGGCGGTGCGCGGCCATTATTACGAATGGCCCGGCATGGACGGCGAGCGCGGCGAGATCTGGTGCTACAGCGACCGCTTTTCCTATCGCCCCGGCGAAACGGTGGCGTTGCATGTCAGTGCGACGGTCCGGCAATTCGGCATCACGATCGTTCGCGACGGCGCTACCGAAACGAAGGTCTTCGAGAAGGCTGGCCTCGCGGCGCGCTGGCAAGAGACGCCGGACCAATGTTCGGTCGAGGGCTGCGGCTGGGAGGTCTCGTTCGAGTTCCGCATCGGCGATGACTGGCCGTCCGGTGCCTATCGCGTCACGCTTACTGCCGAGGGCCGCGACAGCAAGCCGATCCAGAGCCGTCACCTCTTCATCGTCGCGCCCCTGCCAGACCGCAAGCCCGGCCGCCTGCTGCAAGTGGCGGCGACCGGCACCTGGCTTGCCTACAACACCTGGGGTGGGTCGAACCACTATCAGGGCATCACCGGCCCGAACCGCGACCAGTACGCCACGATGGTTTCTACGCAGCGGCCTTGGTGCCGCGGTTTCGTCGTGCTGCCGAAGGAGGCGCCGCGCGTGCCGCTCGAGGTCGCGGTGCCGCCGAAGACCGTGCCGCGCTATCCGCACATGGAATGGGCTTTCGCCACCGGCCATTCGAAGAAATACGCATCCTCCGGCTGGGCGAGCTACGACAGCCATTTCTTCCGCTTCGCCGAGCGCGCCGGCTACGCGGTCGACCTCGCCAGCCAGCACGAGCTGCATTTCTCGCCGGAAATCCTCGACGGTTACGACTGCGTCGTCTTCGTCGGCCATGACGAATACTGGACCTGGGAGATGCGCGACGCGGTCGACGATTACGTCGAGCGCGGCGGGCATGCGGCGCGCTTTGCCGGCAATTTCATGTGGCAGACTAGGCTGGAGGACGAAGGCCGCCTGCAGGTCTGCTACAAATACCGGGCGCGCGCCGAGGACCCCGCCTATCGCGGCGGCGACGTCAGGCGCGCCACCAATTCCTGGGAGGCGCCGGAGATTGGCCGGCCGGGCAGCGCCACCTTCGGCCTCAACGCCACCAGAGGCGTCTATGCCGGCTGGGGCGGTTGCGCGCCGCGCGGCGTGCGCGGCTTTCCGGTCTACCGGCCCGAGCACTGGGCCTTCGCCGGCACCGGCATCTATTATGGCGACCTGCTCGGCGCCGACAGCCATGTCTACGGCTATGAGGTCGACGGGCTCGATTTCGAGATCCGCGGTGGCCTGCCCTACCCGACCGCGGAGAGCGGCGCGCCGGACGGACTACAGGTGCTGGCCGTCGGCATGGCGAGCCAAGTCGAGGAAAGTGCCGATATCCCGATCGAGGATCAGTTCCTCACCGACGAGGATGGCCGCTTCACTGCTGAGACGCTGTTCGGCGATGCGAGCGACGCCAACCTCGACAAGGTCAAGCGCGGCAACGGCATGATCGTCAACTTCCCGCGCGGCAAGGGCGAAGTGTTCCATGCCGGAAGCTGCGAATGGGTCGCCGGCCTGCTAAGGCAGGACGCGATGGTCGAACGCGTGACCAAGAATGTTCTCGACCGTTATCTCGGAAAGTCCTGA
- a CDS encoding 3-keto-5-aminohexanoate cleavage protein, whose amino-acid sequence MAPRKVIITCAVTGSVHTPSMSPYLPVTPDQIATDAIAAAEAGASILHLHARDPKDGRPTADPDVFMQFLPRIKQATDAVINITTGGSSLMTLDQRLAAPLRAEPEMCSLNMGSMNFALFPMLDKPREWQHEWEPKLLEATRDTIFKNTFADMEAVLEKLGKDCGTRFEFECYDVGHLYSLAHLRDRGLVSGPLFLQFVLGILGGIGADPDNLIHMKRIADKLFGDSYQFSVLAAGRHQMPLISIAAAMGGNVRVGLEDSLYDGRQLAKSNADQVRRIRSVLDGLSLDVATPAEAREMLALKGGDRVAF is encoded by the coding sequence ATGGCACCGAGGAAAGTCATCATCACCTGCGCCGTCACCGGCTCGGTGCACACGCCGTCCATGTCGCCCTATCTGCCGGTCACACCGGACCAGATCGCTACGGACGCCATCGCTGCCGCAGAAGCCGGCGCCTCGATCCTGCATCTCCACGCCCGCGATCCTAAGGACGGCCGGCCTACCGCCGACCCGGACGTGTTCATGCAGTTCCTGCCGCGCATCAAGCAGGCGACCGACGCGGTGATCAACATCACCACCGGCGGCTCGTCGCTGATGACGCTCGACCAGCGGCTGGCGGCACCGCTCAGGGCGGAGCCGGAAATGTGCTCGCTCAACATGGGTTCGATGAATTTCGCGCTGTTCCCGATGCTCGACAAGCCGCGGGAGTGGCAGCACGAGTGGGAGCCGAAGCTGCTCGAAGCGACCCGCGACACCATCTTCAAGAACACCTTTGCCGACATGGAGGCCGTGCTCGAAAAACTCGGCAAGGACTGCGGTACCCGCTTCGAGTTCGAATGCTACGATGTCGGCCATCTCTATTCGCTGGCGCATCTGCGCGACCGCGGCCTGGTGTCGGGGCCGCTGTTCCTCCAGTTCGTGCTCGGCATTTTGGGCGGCATCGGCGCCGATCCCGACAATCTCATCCATATGAAGCGCATCGCCGACAAGCTGTTTGGCGACAGCTACCAGTTCTCGGTTCTCGCAGCCGGTCGCCATCAGATGCCGCTGATCTCGATCGCCGCCGCCATGGGTGGCAATGTCCGCGTCGGGCTGGAGGACAGCCTCTATGACGGAAGGCAGCTGGCCAAATCGAACGCCGACCAGGTCCGCCGCATCCGCAGCGTTCTGGACGGCCTGTCGCTGGACGTCGCGACGCCAGCCGAGGCGCGTGAGATGCTGGCTCTGAAGGGTGGCGACCGGGTCGCGTTTTGA
- a CDS encoding ParB N-terminal domain-containing protein, whose translation MLRVQKVKVDDIYVPAARRKTLHPETVRHLAEDILENGMKTPIQVRHDGKRHILVEGLHRLEAAKWLGEATIDAYLVQAKRH comes from the coding sequence ATGCTGCGCGTACAAAAGGTCAAGGTCGACGACATCTACGTGCCAGCCGCGCGCCGGAAGACGCTGCATCCCGAAACGGTGCGGCATCTGGCCGAGGACATCCTGGAAAACGGCATGAAGACGCCGATCCAGGTGCGCCACGACGGCAAGCGCCACATTCTGGTTGAAGGCCTGCACCGACTGGAAGCGGCCAAATGGCTGGGCGAGGCAACGATCGACGCCTATCTCGTGCAAGCGAAGCGCCACTAG
- a CDS encoding aminotransferase family protein, giving the protein MPKPQVQPAPQAEARQPSHLFYLSSPRRPLVDRAEGIYFWTKDGRRFIDGSSGPMVANIGHSNRNVLDAMKRQMDKTTFAYRLHFENEPAEELARELAGKLPEGMDRIFFVSGGSEATESCIKLARQWAVATGQPKRWKVITRFPSYHGGTLGSLSVTGDDALAETFTPMMRVMPTVPAPAAWRDRDNLSMEQRGLRYADMLEEKILAEGPESVLAFIMEPVGGAATAALVAPDSYYPRIREICDRYGILLIHDEVMSGAGRTGKFLGGDHWGCKPDLVALSKGLGSGYAPLGALAAPMRLVEPLLASGGFQHGHTYAGNPLACAAGLAVLGEMDRLDLITNAARMGDVLIEELKGLAKRFPFIADVRGKGLLLGAEMVADPKTLTPIAPGKKATQRLLDLAYERGLIIYGRRVKGGVDGDNFMVAPPMIVTREQVGEIIAIIGDSLEVLAAELDLPVEG; this is encoded by the coding sequence ATGCCGAAACCGCAAGTCCAGCCAGCCCCTCAAGCCGAAGCCCGCCAGCCATCGCATCTGTTCTATCTCTCCAGCCCGCGCCGGCCGCTCGTCGACCGCGCCGAGGGCATCTACTTCTGGACCAAGGACGGCCGCCGCTTCATCGACGGATCGAGCGGGCCGATGGTCGCCAATATTGGCCATTCCAACCGCAATGTGCTCGACGCCATGAAGCGGCAGATGGACAAGACCACCTTCGCCTACCGGCTGCATTTCGAGAACGAGCCGGCGGAAGAACTGGCGCGGGAACTGGCAGGCAAGCTTCCCGAGGGGATGGACCGCATCTTCTTCGTGTCCGGCGGCTCCGAGGCAACCGAATCCTGCATCAAGCTCGCCCGGCAGTGGGCGGTGGCGACAGGCCAGCCCAAGCGCTGGAAAGTGATCACCCGTTTTCCGTCCTATCATGGCGGCACGCTCGGCTCGCTGTCCGTCACCGGTGACGACGCGCTGGCCGAAACGTTTACCCCGATGATGCGTGTGATGCCGACGGTGCCGGCGCCGGCCGCCTGGCGCGACCGTGACAATCTTTCGATGGAGCAGCGCGGGCTGCGCTATGCCGACATGCTGGAGGAAAAGATCCTCGCCGAAGGCCCGGAAAGCGTGCTCGCCTTCATCATGGAGCCGGTCGGCGGAGCGGCCACGGCAGCCCTGGTCGCGCCCGACAGTTACTATCCGCGCATCCGCGAAATCTGCGACCGCTACGGCATCCTGCTCATCCACGACGAGGTGATGAGCGGCGCCGGCCGCACCGGCAAATTCCTCGGCGGCGATCATTGGGGCTGCAAGCCGGATCTGGTCGCGCTGTCGAAAGGGCTTGGCTCGGGCTATGCGCCGCTTGGCGCGCTGGCGGCACCGATGCGGCTGGTCGAGCCGCTGCTTGCCTCCGGCGGCTTCCAGCATGGCCACACCTATGCCGGCAATCCGCTCGCCTGTGCTGCCGGCCTCGCCGTGCTTGGCGAAATGGACCGGCTCGACCTCATCACCAACGCGGCAAGAATGGGCGATGTGCTGATCGAGGAATTGAAGGGGCTGGCGAAGCGTTTTCCGTTCATCGCCGACGTGCGCGGCAAGGGCTTGCTGCTCGGGGCGGAGATGGTCGCCGATCCGAAGACGCTGACGCCGATCGCGCCGGGCAAGAAGGCGACGCAGCGCCTGCTCGACCTCGCCTATGAACGCGGCCTGATCATCTATGGCCGAAGGGTCAAGGGCGGCGTCGACGGCGACAACTTCATGGTGGCGCCGCCGATGATCGTTACCAGGGAGCAGGTCGGCGAAATCATCGCCATCATCGGCGACTCGCTGGAAGTGCTGGCCGCCGAGCTTGACCTGCCGGTCGAAGGCTGA
- a CDS encoding histone deacetylase family protein encodes MKTFYAEEQKRHDPKAFLSSGAPQPNPEKPERIERLLAGAKAAGSTIERPKDHGLGPVAAVHTPEYLDFLEHIFARWQRIEGASAEVIPNIHPIARDGSYPASAVGQAGYHMADTACPISGETWNSALWSAWSAVEAAEAVMAGASSAYALCRPPGHHAFADVAGGFCFINNSAVAAQVLRRNAARVAILDVDLHHGNGTQGIFYARADVLTVSLHADPVRFYPFFWGHADERGAGPGLGYNLNLPLARKSGDAAFLEALATAFRRIRAFAPDALVVALGLDAFEGDPFGGLSVTTAGFSRIGEAIAGLGLPTVIVQEGGYLCDALGDNLTAFLTGFGGKER; translated from the coding sequence ATGAAAACCTTCTACGCCGAGGAACAGAAACGTCACGATCCAAAAGCCTTCCTCTCCAGCGGCGCGCCTCAACCCAATCCGGAGAAGCCGGAGCGCATCGAAAGATTGTTAGCCGGCGCGAAAGCGGCCGGCTCGACGATCGAACGGCCGAAAGATCACGGGCTGGGTCCGGTCGCGGCGGTGCATACGCCGGAATATCTCGACTTCCTCGAGCATATCTTCGCGCGCTGGCAGCGCATCGAGGGCGCCTCGGCGGAGGTCATCCCAAACATCCATCCGATCGCTCGGGACGGCTCCTATCCGGCATCTGCCGTCGGCCAGGCCGGCTACCATATGGCGGACACCGCCTGTCCGATCTCGGGCGAAACCTGGAACAGCGCGTTGTGGAGCGCCTGGAGCGCGGTGGAGGCCGCCGAGGCGGTGATGGCGGGCGCGTCCTCGGCCTATGCGCTCTGCCGTCCGCCGGGCCACCACGCCTTCGCCGATGTCGCCGGCGGATTCTGCTTCATCAACAATTCGGCGGTCGCGGCGCAGGTGCTGCGAAGGAACGCGGCGCGGGTGGCGATCCTCGACGTCGACCTGCATCACGGCAATGGCACGCAAGGCATCTTCTATGCCCGGGCCGACGTGCTCACCGTTTCGCTGCATGCCGATCCGGTGCGCTTCTATCCGTTCTTCTGGGGTCATGCCGACGAGCGCGGCGCGGGGCCTGGCCTCGGCTACAATCTCAACCTGCCGCTGGCGCGCAAATCCGGTGACGCGGCCTTCCTCGAAGCGCTCGCGACCGCCTTCCGGCGCATCCGCGCCTTTGCGCCCGATGCACTGGTCGTGGCGCTCGGGCTCGACGCCTTCGAAGGCGACCCGTTTGGCGGCCTGTCGGTCACGACGGCCGGCTTCTCGCGCATTGGCGAAGCCATCGCCGGACTCGGCCTGCCGACGGTGATCGTCCAGGAAGGCGGTTACCTTTGCGATGCGCTGGGCGACAACCTCACCGCCTTTCTCACCGGCTTCGGCGGCAAAGAGCGATAA
- a CDS encoding glycoside hydrolase family 25 protein yields MRFSGVVSFVLASLCLAGCSSTSGMDALQVPSNETTSSVVRPSAPVTKAVAIDETATTVETTSMAGDARIRPPASLPEENARPFGLAEEETVAFPAPDLPDSVEPPVEPAALMSPPKRLSRAAPAMLAGPVTRYGFRDAKPINFGRASPRHLAVHGVDVSRWQGNVNWDKLRAQGANFAYIKATDGGDHLDPMFRTNWRNADAAGLKRGAYHFFYWCRTAGEQADWFIRNVPRVEGALPPVIDVEWNGESSCKRRPSRETVLEKMQVFMEKLERHYGQRPIIYTSPDFYRDNLRGAFLDYPFWLRAVARHPSKVYPDRKWLFWQYSGSGLSHGVRGRIDLNVFHGDERAWRAWAGGQMTVADAD; encoded by the coding sequence ATGCGGTTCTCAGGCGTCGTCAGTTTCGTGCTTGCATCGCTGTGCCTTGCCGGCTGCTCGTCAACATCGGGCATGGACGCCTTGCAGGTGCCGTCCAACGAGACCACCAGTTCCGTCGTCAGGCCGAGCGCGCCGGTGACAAAGGCCGTCGCCATAGACGAAACCGCGACGACCGTGGAGACCACCTCGATGGCCGGCGACGCCCGTATCAGGCCGCCGGCGTCGCTGCCTGAAGAGAATGCGCGACCCTTCGGCCTGGCCGAGGAAGAGACGGTGGCGTTCCCCGCGCCGGATCTTCCCGACAGCGTCGAGCCGCCGGTAGAGCCGGCAGCGCTTATGTCGCCGCCAAAGCGGCTGTCGCGCGCGGCGCCCGCGATGCTGGCCGGCCCCGTCACCCGCTATGGCTTTCGCGATGCCAAGCCGATCAACTTCGGCCGGGCCTCGCCGCGCCACCTTGCCGTGCACGGCGTCGACGTTTCGCGCTGGCAGGGCAACGTCAACTGGGACAAGTTGCGCGCCCAGGGCGCCAACTTCGCCTATATCAAGGCGACCGACGGCGGCGATCATCTCGATCCGATGTTCAGGACCAACTGGCGCAATGCCGATGCCGCCGGGCTGAAGCGCGGCGCCTATCATTTCTTCTACTGGTGTCGCACCGCCGGCGAGCAGGCCGACTGGTTCATCCGCAACGTGCCGCGGGTCGAGGGCGCGCTGCCGCCAGTGATCGATGTCGAATGGAACGGCGAATCCTCCTGCAAGCGGCGGCCGTCGCGCGAAACGGTGCTGGAGAAGATGCAGGTGTTCATGGAGAAGCTGGAACGCCACTACGGCCAGCGGCCCATCATCTACACCAGCCCCGACTTCTATCGCGACAATTTGCGCGGCGCCTTCCTCGACTATCCGTTCTGGCTGCGCGCCGTGGCGCGCCATCCATCAAAGGTCTATCCCGACCGCAAATGGCTGTTCTGGCAATATTCCGGCTCCGGCCTGTCGCACGGGGTGAGGGGCCGCATCGACCTCAACGTCTTCCATGGCGACGAGCGTGCCTGGCGGGCCTGGGCCGGCGGACAGATGACCGTCGCCGACGCGGACTGA
- a CDS encoding alpha/beta fold hydrolase, whose amino-acid sequence MPKTLFFAMLASAAALIAVPNAQSEETKPAMTSETKALVKPEKSGLLPIDGLNYYYAIYGKGEPLLLLHGGLGTSDMFAPILPKFAEHRTVIAVDMQGHGRTALGERPFSIDAMGDDMAAIVKTLGYDRVDVMGYSLGGGVAFRMAVQHPEAVRRLVLVSTGYSTDGFYDEMRPQQAQVSAAAAPFMKDTPMYKSYVAVAPHPEDFPKLLDTLGNFMRQNRDFSADVPKLKMPVMLAYGDSDMYKPEHEIKFYQMLGGGLKDAGWMRENLSQNRLAIIPNRTHYDVFFAPELTAAALPFLNGETKVKSWDEVVSETE is encoded by the coding sequence ATGCCCAAGACCCTGTTTTTCGCCATGCTCGCTTCGGCCGCGGCCCTGATTGCCGTGCCAAATGCACAATCCGAGGAGACAAAGCCTGCCATGACCAGTGAGACCAAAGCCCTTGTGAAGCCGGAGAAATCCGGACTGCTGCCCATCGACGGCCTGAATTATTACTATGCCATCTACGGCAAGGGTGAGCCGCTGCTCCTGCTGCATGGCGGCCTAGGCACGTCGGATATGTTCGCGCCGATCCTGCCGAAATTCGCAGAGCATCGAACCGTGATCGCCGTGGATATGCAGGGCCATGGCCGTACTGCCCTTGGCGAGCGGCCGTTCAGCATCGACGCGATGGGCGACGACATGGCGGCGATCGTCAAGACGCTAGGCTACGACCGGGTCGACGTCATGGGCTATTCGCTGGGCGGCGGCGTCGCCTTCCGCATGGCAGTCCAGCATCCTGAGGCGGTCCGGCGTCTGGTCCTTGTCTCGACCGGCTACTCCACCGATGGCTTCTATGACGAGATGCGTCCGCAGCAGGCGCAGGTCAGCGCGGCCGCCGCGCCGTTCATGAAGGACACACCGATGTACAAGTCCTACGTTGCGGTGGCCCCGCATCCCGAGGACTTCCCCAAACTGCTCGATACGCTTGGCAACTTCATGCGCCAGAACCGTGACTTCTCTGCCGACGTTCCGAAGCTGAAGATGCCGGTCATGCTCGCCTATGGCGACAGCGACATGTACAAGCCCGAGCATGAGATCAAGTTCTACCAGATGCTCGGCGGCGGGCTGAAGGATGCCGGCTGGATGCGCGAGAACCTGTCGCAGAATCGGCTGGCCATCATTCCCAACCGCACCCACTACGACGTGTTCTTCGCCCCGGAACTGACGGCCGCCGCACTGCCATTCCTCAACGGCGAGACCAAGGTGAAGAGCTGGGACGAGGTCGTCAGCGAAACGGAATAA
- a CDS encoding DUF1993 domain-containing protein, giving the protein MTISMYEASVPVFSARLKSLSKVLSLAEQNAADRKIDPQVFLTARLAPDMFALTRQVQIATDHAKGAPSRLAGREVPKYEDNEASFADLQARIAKTVDHLATFSAADLNGSEERTIELRLGGREVSMPGLQYLLYAAMPNFYFHVTTAYDILRHNGVPLGKAVFLGR; this is encoded by the coding sequence ATGACGATTTCGATGTACGAGGCCTCGGTGCCGGTGTTTTCGGCCAGGCTGAAGTCACTATCCAAGGTGCTGTCGCTGGCCGAACAGAACGCGGCCGATCGCAAGATCGACCCGCAGGTTTTTCTGACCGCGCGGCTGGCGCCAGACATGTTCGCGCTGACCAGGCAGGTTCAGATCGCCACCGATCACGCCAAGGGAGCGCCGTCGCGGCTCGCCGGCCGCGAAGTGCCGAAATATGAGGACAATGAAGCGAGTTTCGCCGACCTGCAGGCACGCATCGCCAAGACGGTCGACCATCTGGCGACCTTCTCTGCCGCCGACCTGAATGGCTCGGAAGAGCGGACGATCGAACTCAGGCTCGGCGGGCGGGAAGTCTCGATGCCGGGCCTGCAATACCTGCTCTACGCCGCGATGCCCAACTTCTATTTCCACGTGACCACGGCCTACGATATCCTGCGGCACAATGGCGTGCCGCTTGGCAAGGCGGTCTTCCTGGGACGTTGA
- a CDS encoding aldo/keto reductase → MHKRRLGRTDLLVSQICLGSMTWGQQNTEAEGHAQMDLAFERGVNFIDTAELYPIPPKAETQGRTEKIIGSWMKANGNRDKVIIASKVVGRTGNTWFRGDRPSKLVRADIFDAVEKSLTKLGTDYIDLYQIHWPERDIPWGSNPTRIGAVPRRADTEGAPSDETPIAETLGVFDELVKAGKIRHLGLSNESSWGVMRFLFEADKGAGPHPVSLQNAYNLVNRTFEVNLAEVCERERIAFLPYSPLAQGYLTGKYDHGARPQGSRSQLFNRGQRYETPNAAQVLLEYNELARSFGMEPALFANAYVSSRSFVTSNIIGATSIPQLEMALSSVDVTWTDEMQKAVDAIHQRVGNPCP, encoded by the coding sequence ATGCACAAACGCCGTCTCGGTCGGACCGATCTTCTTGTGTCGCAGATCTGCCTGGGCTCAATGACCTGGGGCCAGCAGAACACCGAGGCCGAGGGCCACGCGCAGATGGACCTGGCCTTTGAACGCGGCGTCAATTTCATCGATACCGCCGAGCTGTACCCGATACCGCCCAAGGCGGAGACGCAAGGGCGGACCGAGAAGATCATCGGCAGCTGGATGAAGGCCAACGGCAATCGCGACAAGGTGATCATCGCCTCGAAAGTGGTCGGCCGCACCGGCAACACCTGGTTTCGCGGCGACCGGCCGTCCAAGCTGGTGCGCGCCGATATTTTCGACGCGGTCGAGAAGTCGCTGACTAAGCTCGGCACCGACTATATCGATCTCTACCAGATCCATTGGCCGGAGCGGGACATCCCCTGGGGCTCCAACCCGACGCGCATCGGCGCCGTGCCGCGCCGCGCCGATACCGAGGGCGCTCCATCAGACGAGACGCCGATCGCCGAAACGCTTGGCGTCTTCGACGAATTGGTCAAGGCCGGGAAGATCCGCCATCTTGGCCTATCGAACGAAAGCTCCTGGGGCGTGATGCGCTTCCTCTTCGAGGCCGACAAGGGCGCCGGCCCGCACCCCGTCTCGCTGCAGAACGCCTACAATCTGGTCAATCGCACCTTCGAGGTGAACCTGGCCGAGGTCTGCGAGCGCGAGCGGATCGCTTTCCTGCCCTATTCGCCGCTGGCGCAGGGCTATCTGACCGGCAAATACGATCACGGCGCGCGTCCGCAAGGCTCGCGTTCGCAGCTCTTCAATCGCGGCCAGCGCTACGAGACGCCGAATGCGGCGCAAGTGCTGCTCGAATACAATGAGCTGGCGCGCTCCTTCGGCATGGAGCCGGCGCTGTTTGCCAATGCCTATGTCTCCAGCCGGTCCTTCGTCACATCCAACATTATCGGCGCCACGTCGATCCCGCAGCTCGAGATGGCGCTGTCCTCGGTCGATGTGACCTGGACCGATGAGATGCAGAAGGCGGTCGATGCCATTCACCAGCGCGTCGGCAATCCGTGCCCGTGA
- a CDS encoding GNAT family N-acetyltransferase gives MSKLSNILIRPGTIDDVETIHAALLRLGSHIGAHQEITSTAEDLRRYGFGEKPAFSTLIAEVDGEFAGLCLHFPIFSTWMGRPGVYVQDLYVEGRFRGRRIGERLLRRVAAECRKAGGVYLRLSVDTDNETAKDFYERLGIAWSSYEQTQKIVGDAFFAFADAPEGEQ, from the coding sequence ATGAGCAAGCTATCAAACATCCTCATACGTCCCGGCACCATCGACGATGTCGAAACCATCCACGCCGCCCTGCTGCGGCTTGGATCACATATCGGCGCGCATCAGGAGATCACCTCGACGGCCGAGGATCTGCGCCGCTATGGCTTTGGCGAGAAGCCGGCCTTCTCTACCCTGATCGCCGAGGTGGACGGCGAGTTCGCGGGACTGTGCCTGCATTTTCCGATCTTCTCGACCTGGATGGGGCGTCCCGGGGTCTATGTGCAGGATCTCTATGTCGAGGGCCGCTTTCGCGGCCGCCGGATCGGCGAGCGGCTGCTGCGGCGCGTGGCCGCCGAATGCCGCAAGGCTGGCGGCGTCTATCTCCGGCTGTCCGTCGACACCGACAATGAGACCGCCAAGGACTTTTACGAGCGGCTGGGCATTGCCTGGTCGAGCTACGAGCAGACGCAGAAGATCGTTGGCGACGCCTTTTTTGCTTTCGCCGATGCGCCGGAGGGAGAACAATGA